The following are encoded in a window of Castanea sativa cultivar Marrone di Chiusa Pesio chromosome 9, ASM4071231v1 genomic DNA:
- the LOC142609884 gene encoding dihydroneopterin aldolase 2-like isoform X1 codes for MLTRCGAVDFGARMDVVAIAKGDKLILRGLKFHGYHGVKPEERTLGQKFLVDVDTWLDLRQAGKSDCLSDTISYTDIYRIVEEIVEGPAQNLLESVAQRIASTTFMKHPQISAVRVKVGKPHVAIPGSFDYLGVEILRYRSVDASN; via the exons ATGTTGACACGTTGTGGTGCTGTCGATTTTG GAGCAAGGATGGATGTTGTTGCAATAGCAAAGGGAGACAAACTCATATTGAGGGGGTTGAAGTTCCATGGGTATCATGGGGTGAAGCCAGAGGAAAGGACGCTGGGTCAGAAGTTCTTGGTGGATGTTGATACCTGGTTGGACCTTCGGCAGGCTGGTAAATCTGATTGCTTGTCAGATACTATTAGTTATACTGATATTTACCG GATTGTTGAAGAAATTGTGGAAGGGCCTGCTCAAAATCTTCTAGAGTCAGTGGCTCAACGCATTGCGTCTACCACTTTTATGAAGCACCCCCAGATCTCTGCTGTTCGTGTGAAAGTTGGAAAGCCTCATGTTGCTATTCCTGGTTCTTTTGACTACTTGGGTGTTGAGATTCTCAGATACAGAAGTGTAGATGCATCAAACTGA
- the LOC142609884 gene encoding dihydroneopterin aldolase 2-like isoform X2, which produces MQKPSSGARMDVVAIAKGDKLILRGLKFHGYHGVKPEERTLGQKFLVDVDTWLDLRQAGKSDCLSDTISYTDIYRIVEEIVEGPAQNLLESVAQRIASTTFMKHPQISAVRVKVGKPHVAIPGSFDYLGVEILRYRSVDASN; this is translated from the exons ATGCAAAAACCCAGTAGCG GAGCAAGGATGGATGTTGTTGCAATAGCAAAGGGAGACAAACTCATATTGAGGGGGTTGAAGTTCCATGGGTATCATGGGGTGAAGCCAGAGGAAAGGACGCTGGGTCAGAAGTTCTTGGTGGATGTTGATACCTGGTTGGACCTTCGGCAGGCTGGTAAATCTGATTGCTTGTCAGATACTATTAGTTATACTGATATTTACCG GATTGTTGAAGAAATTGTGGAAGGGCCTGCTCAAAATCTTCTAGAGTCAGTGGCTCAACGCATTGCGTCTACCACTTTTATGAAGCACCCCCAGATCTCTGCTGTTCGTGTGAAAGTTGGAAAGCCTCATGTTGCTATTCCTGGTTCTTTTGACTACTTGGGTGTTGAGATTCTCAGATACAGAAGTGTAGATGCATCAAACTGA